The Brassica oleracea var. oleracea cultivar TO1000 chromosome C6, BOL, whole genome shotgun sequence genome includes a region encoding these proteins:
- the LOC106300226 gene encoding photosystem II core complex proteins psbY, chloroplastic-like, translated as MAATMATSTKCMSLNPSPPKPLNQTKPTSSSKHFITLPTPPKPTVSLAVTSTALAGAVFSALSYSEPALAAHQISQLAAAAVSEGSDNRGLALLLPIVPAIGWVLFNILQPALNQINKMRASKGVVVGLGGIGGGLAASGLLTPPPEAVAAAEAAERAGDNRGQLLLFVVAPALLWVLYNILQPALNQLNKMRSQ; from the coding sequence ATGGCAGCGACTATGGCGACATCAACCAAATGCATGTCCCTAAACCCATCTCCTCCTAAGCCCCTAAACCAAACCAAACCCACCTCCTCCTCAAAACACTTCATCACCCTCCCAACTCCACCAAAACCCACCGTCTCTCTCGCCGTCACAAGCACCGCCCTAGCCGGAGCCGTCTTCTCCGCCCTCAGCTACTCCGAACCCGCTCTCGCCGCTCACCAGATCTCCCAGCTCGCCGCCGCCGCCGTGTCGGAAGGCAGCGACAACCGCGGCCTAGCTCTTCTCCTCCCCATCGTCCCGGCGATCGGGTGGGTCCTCTTCAACATCCTCCAGCCAGCTCTCAACCAGATCAACAAGATGCGCGCGAGCAAAGGAGTCGTCGTGGGTCTCGGCGGCATCGGTGGTGGTCTCGCCGCGTCAGGGCTCTTGACGCCTCCGCCGGAGGCAGTAGCTGCGGCGGAAGCGGCGGAGAGAGCGGGAGACAACAGGGGACAGTTGTTGTTGTTCGTGGTTGCACCGGCGCTGCTTTGGGTTCTTTACAATATATTGCAGCCGGCTTTGAACCAGCTCAACAAAATGAGGTCTCAGTGA